A genomic region of Trifolium pratense cultivar HEN17-A07 linkage group LG3, ARS_RC_1.1, whole genome shotgun sequence contains the following coding sequences:
- the LOC123913226 gene encoding putative disease resistance RPP13-like protein 1 isoform X2 codes for MAFLSSVNTLIGSSIDESSFDESSIDESLDGKSKTLDKLKKELDIKLNSVNLVLEEAEIKQYQNKHVKTWHDELKHAVYEAEQILDEIDTDAMLNKMKAESEPVTNFISGITRINEVLKYLQLLTDQKKDLGLEDGPCASKEGLVSWKPATRSSTTALVDESTIYGRGVQKEQLIKLLLEGNDSGNQVPPIISIFGLGGMGKTTLAKLVYNDKKIKEHFDLKAWVYVSESFNDVGLTKAILRSFDFSEDGKDLNVLQHQLQHKLTGKKYLLVLDDIWNGNAECWEQLLLPFNQGTSGSKIIVTTRQKEVVDVLNSTLFDLEQLDKSDCWSLFVSHAFHGKDVREYPNLEYISKKIVDKCGGLPLTIKTLGQLLRRKFSEHEWRKILETNMWRLSDANNNINPVLRLSYHNLPSNRKRCFAYCSLFPKGYGFGKGELIKFWMADGLLKCSGADKSEEELGNEIFTDLESISFFQKSLYGVAFVMHDLVNDLAKSVSGEFCMEIVGSRVEGIPERTRPIQLSLRYLNCGNKLLEPIFECKGLRSLILQDCKATLLSNNVQRDLFSRLTWLRMLSFRYCGLSELVDEIGNLKLLRYLDLSHTQIKSLPDTICMLYNLQTLLLRGCKLTELPSNFAKLINLRHLELPSDRMDFPVLKKMPKNIGMLNKLQYLPYFIVEEQHGSNIKELEKLNHLHGTIKITGLGVIDHVDVAKANLKDKKYLEELYMDFYKNGKEEMNEWIVERNVSVLEALHPNSNLKRLTIVNYSGNSFPNWLRGSDLPNLVSLKLKNCPKLEECLCLEGSPLLKELYISKCSKLKRVPLPQHLPSLQKLYICDCEMLEASILKGDSMIELVLERCYWILVNELPTSLKKFVLLGNRYVEFSDEQNLVNCTILDELEFDFRGSVVKRPSLDLRCYNSLCYLTIKGWDSSSSLPLSLHLFTNLEHLCLYDCPQLESFSRGGLPSNLSSLEISNCPKLIGSREEWGLFQLNSLINFTVRNHEFENVESFPEENLLPPTLVSLWLTNCSKLRIMNNKGFLHLNSLTYLRIYKCPSLESLPEEGLQQLSSLSMLWIKKCPLIREKYKKEGGERWHSISHIPEVKIDYIEQHK; via the exons ATGGCATTTCTTTCTTCCGTTAACACGCTTATTGGGAGCTCAATTGACGAGAGCTCATTTGACGAGAGCTCAATTGACGAGAGCTTAGatggtaaaagtaaaacacttGATAAGCTGAAGAAAGAACTTGATAttaaactcaattctgtcaaccTTGTCTTGGAAGAAGCAGAGATAAAGCAGTACCAAAACAAACATGTGAAGACGTGGCATGATGAACTTAAGCATGCTGTTTATGAGGCAGAACAAATTTTGGATGAGATTGATACTGATGCAATGCTGAATAAGATGAAAGCTGAGTCTGAACCTGTTACCAATTTTATATCCGGCATAACTAGGATCAATGAAGTACTGAAGTATCTACAATTACTTACAGATCAAAAGAAAGATTTGGGATTGGAAGATGGTCCTTGTGCTAGTAAAGAAGGCTTAGTCAGTTGGAAACCAGCAACTAGATCGTCAACTACAGCTCTTGTGGATGAGTCAACCATATATGGCAGAGGTGTTCAGAAGGAACAACTTATCAAACTTTTACTTGAAGGCAATGACAGTGGCAACCAAGTTCCTCCAATAATCAGCATATTTGGTTTAGGAGGGATGGGGAAAACCACCCTTGCTAAGCTTGTGTACAATGACAAGAAGATAAAGGAGCATTTTGATCTTAAAGCATGGGTCTATGTTTCAGAATCTTTTAATGATGTTGGACTCACCAAAGCAATTCTCAGGTCGTTTGATTTTTCAGAAGATGGCAAAGACTTGAATGTACTTCAACATCAACTGCAGCACAAACTAACGGGCAAGAAATACTTGCTTGTTTTAGATGATATCTGGAATGGGAATGCAGAATGTTGGGAGCAGTTACTACTTCCGTTTAACCAAGGAACTTCTGGAAGTAAGATAATTGTGACAACACGTCAAAAAGAGGTAGTGGATGTCCTGAATTCAACCTTATTTGATTTAGAACAATTGGATAAAAGCGACTGTTGGAGTTTATTTGTTTCACATGCGTTTCATGGCAAGGATGTGCGTGAATATCCAAATCTTGAATACATTAGCAAGAAAATTGTCGACAAGTGTGGAGGGTTGCCTTTAACTATAAAAACACTGGGTCAACTCTTGCGAAGAAAATTCTCTGAACATGAATGGAGGAAGATATTAGAGACTAATATGTGGCGATTATCAGATGCGAACAACAACATTAACCCAGTGCTGAGATTGAGTTACCATAATCTCCCATCTAATCGGAAGCGTTGTTTTGCTTATTGTTCTTTATTTCCCAAAGGTTATGGCTTTGGCAAAGGTGAATTAATCAAGTTTTGGATGGCAGATGGTTTGTTGAAGTGTTCCGGAGCAGACAAAAGTGAAGAAGAGTTGGGTAATGAAATTTTCACCGATCTGGAGTCAATTTCATTTTTCCAGAAATCATTGTATGGTGTTGCATTTGTCATGCATGATCTTGTCAATGATTTAGCAAAATCAGTGTCAGGAGAATTTTGCATGGAAATAGTGGGTTCTAGGGTGGAAGGTATCCCTGAAAGAACACGCCCCATTCAGCTGTCTCTTCGATATTTAAATTGCGGTAATAAATTACTAGAGCCAATTTTTGAGTGCAAGGGACTACGTAGTCTGATACTACAAGACTGCAAAGCTACGTTGTTAAGCAACAATGTGCAACGTGATCTGTTTTCAAGACTAACATGGTTGCGGATGTTATCATTTAGATATTGTGGTCTGTCAGAGCTAGTTGATGAGATAGGCAATTTAAAACTTTTGCGTTATCTAGACCTTTCTCACACACAGATTAAAAGCTTACCTGATACCATTTGTATGTTGTATAATTTGCAAACACTCTTGTTGCGAGGGTGTAAATTGACAGAGCTCCCTTCAAATTTTGCCAAACTCATCAATTTACGTCATCTTGAGCTCCCGTCTGATCGCATGGATTTCCCTGTTTTAAAAAAGATGCCAAAGAATATAGGAATGTTGAACAAACTTCAGTACTTGCCTTACTTTATTGTGGAAGAGCAGCATGGGTCTAATATTAAGGAGTTGGAGAAACTAAACCATCTTCATGGAACAATTAAAATTACAGGCTTGGGTGTCATTGATCATGTAGATGTTGCAAAAGCCAATTTGAAAGATAAGAAGTATTTAGAAGAATTATATATGGATTTCTATAAGAATGGAAAAGAAGAAATGAATGAGTGGATTGTTGAAAGAAATGTATCTGTGTTGGAGGCTCTTCATCCAAATAGCAACTTGAAGAGGCTGACCATTGTAAACTACAGTGGTAATTCTTTTCCAAATTGGCTAAGGGGTTCTGATTTACCCAACTTAGTATCTCTTAAACTGAAGAATTGTCCCAAGTTGGAG GAATGTTTATGTCTTGAAGGATCTCCTTTGCTTAAAGAGCTTTATATAAGTAAATGTTCCAAATTGAAAAGGGTCCCACTGCCTCAACACCTTCCTTCTTTACAAAAATTGTACATTTGTGATTGTGAAATGTTGGAAGCATCAATTCTCAAGGGTGATAGTATGATAGAGTTAGTTCTAGAGAGATGTTATTGGATTTTGGTAAATGAATTGCCGACTAGCTTGAAAAAGTTTGTCCTTTTGGGAAATCGGTATGTCGAGTTCTCCGATGAGCAAAATTTAGTTAACTGTACCATTCTTGACGAGTTGGAGTTTGATTTCAGAGGCTCTGTTGTAAAACGTCCCTCTTTAGATCTGCGTTGCTATAATTCTCTTTGTTATCTTACAATAAAAGGATGGGACTCTTCCTCCTCCTTGCCTCTTTCACTACATCTCTTCACCAATCTTGAACATCTCTGTTTGTACGATTGCCCACAGTTGGAATCATTTTCAAGGGGAGGTTTGCCTTCCAACTTGAGTTCACTAGAAATATCCAATTGCCCAAAACTGATTGGTTCGAGAGAGGAGTGGGGTTTGTTCCAACTCAATTCTTTGATTAATTTCACAGTTAGAAATCATGAGTTTGAAAACGTGGAGTCATTCCCAGAGGAGAATCTGCTGCCACCAACTCTTGTATCTCTTTGGTTGACTAATTGTTCAAAGCTAAGAATAATGAACAACAAGGGTTTTCTCCACCTCAATTCTCTAACATATCTACGGATTTACAAGTGCCCTAGTCTTGAGAGCTTGCCAGAGGAGGGTCTACAACAACTCAGCTCCCTTTCAATGTTGTGGATTAAGAAATGTCCATTAATTAGGGAGAAGTACAAAAAGGAGGGAGGAGAGCGTTGGCATTCGATTAGTCACATCCCTGAAGTGAAGATTGACTACATTGAGCAGCACAAATGA
- the LOC123913233 gene encoding uncharacterized protein LOC123913233, with product MQTHAHCLRLNNDNDAEDEINAKSIDEDDNDEKDEINAVIIDEDDNDEEDEIITKMIDDSVKAATKIIDDSVKLTMTPKTNNVGLTLTQETIIKFPEFFDGAEASNAGFDKNHSVSQGTDSVTQETISKFPEFFDGAEASYAE from the exons ATGCAGACACATGCCCACTGTCTAAG GTTGAATAATGACAATGATGCAGAAGATGAGATCAATGCCAAAAGCATTGATGAAGATGACAATGATGAAAAGGATGAGATCAATGCCGTGATAATTGATGAGGATgacaatgatgaagaagatgagatCATTACCAAGATGATTGATGATTCAGTTAAGGCAGCAACCAAAATCATTGATGATTCAGTGAAGCTGACAATGACACCGAAAACAAACAATGTTGGACTCACATTAACACAGGAAACTATCATCAAGTTTCCGGAGTTTTTTGATGGGGCTGAAGCTTCAAACGCAGG GTTCGATAAAAATCATTCAGTGTCACAAGGAACAGATTCAGTTACACAGGAAACTATCTCCAAGTTTCCAGAATTTTTTGATGGGGCTGAAGCTTCATATGCAGAGTAA
- the LOC123913229 gene encoding putative disease resistance protein At3g14460, whose translation MMEASIPKGDSMIELHLERCDRILVNGFSTGLQMFVLKGNRYTQFSMEQTSLNCTFIENLSISLDLRFNNLTIRGYSSSLPFSLHLFTNLEYLYLYHCPQLESFPRGGLPSNLIRLEIKNCPKLIGSREEWGLFQHNSLRRFSVSDEFENVESFPEENLLPPTLEYLSLYNCSKLRIMNNKGFLHLNSLRFLCIRNCPSLESLPEEALQQLSSQLWINECPLIREKYKKEGGERWDTICHIPEVKIDWIDQHE comes from the coding sequence ATGATGGAGGCATCAATTCCCAAGGGTGATAGTATGATAGAGTTACATCTTGAGAGATGTGATCGGATTTTGGTAAATGGATTCTCCACAGGCTTGCAAATGTTTGTCCTTAAGGGAAATCGGTATACCCAATTCTCCATGGAGCAAACTTCACTAAATTGTACCTTTATAGAAAATCTCTCCATCTCTTTAGATTTGCGTTTCAATAATCTTACAATAAGAGGATACTCCTCCTCCTTGCCTTTTTCACTACATCTGTTCACCAATCTTGAATATCTCTATTTGTACCATTGCCCACAGTTGGAATCATTTCCAAGGGGAGGTTTGCCTTCCAACTTGATCAGACTTGAAATAAAGAATTGCCCAAAACTGATTGGTTCGAGAGAGGAGTGGGGTTTGTTCCAACATAATTCTTTGAGACGGTTCAGTGTCAGTGATGAGTTTGAAAACGTGGAGTCCTTCCCAGAGGAGAATCTGCTGCCACCAACTCTTGAGTATCTTAGTTTGTATAATTGTTCAAAGCTAAGAATAATGAACAACAAGGGTTTTCTCCACCTCAATTCTCTCAGATTTCTATGTATAAGAAACTGCCCTAGTCTTGAGAGCTTGCCAGAGGAGGCTCTACAACAACTCAGCTCTCAATTGTGGattaatgaatgtccattaatTAGGGAGAAGTACAAAAAGGAGGGAGGAGAGCGTTGGGATACAATTTGTCACATCCCTGAAGTGAAGATTGACTGGATTGACCAGCACGAATGA
- the LOC123913226 gene encoding putative disease resistance RPP13-like protein 1 isoform X3, protein MAELVAGAFLSSSFQVIFEKMASVDIRDYFGGNKLDDLVKELDIKLNSINHVLEEAEIKQYQNTHVKKWHDELKHVLYDADQILDEIATDAMLNKMNAESEPVTNIISGIWSSLTPNPFESRINQVLENLQLLADQKKDLGLEDGPCASKEGLVSWKPSKTLSTTALVDESTIYGREVQKEELINLLLEGNDSGNKVPIISIVGLGGMGKTTLAKLVCNDKKIKEHFQLQAWVYVSESFDVVGLTKAILESFKFSANGENLSLLHQQLQHELTGKKYLIVLDDIWNVNAACWEDLLLPFNHGSSGSKIIVTTREKKVGNVLNSKLFDLQQLDKSDCWRLFETHAFHGRNKCENPELESIGKKIVNKCGGLPLAVKTLAQLLRRKFSVPEWTKILETDMWRLPDGVNINPVLRLSYHNLPSNHKRCFAYCSIIPKGYKFDKGELINYWMAEGLLKCCEAYNSEEEFGSEIFSDLESISFLQQSFSCCVMHDLVNDLAKSVSGEFCKKIDSAWVEGNLERTRHIWWSLELNCVDKLLEPICEVKGLRSLILEGDHAMLISNKVQRDLFSRLTCLRMLTFGDCGLSELVDEIGNLKLLRFLELDEEKITSLPDTICALYNLQTLLLQRCELTELPSNFSKLINLRHLELPFGLKKMPKNMGKLSKLHTLNYFIVEEQNGSGIKELANMNNLHGTIKITGLGNVIDHVDAAKANLKDKKYLEELHMVFDGGREEMNESIVERNVSVLEALHPNSNLKRLTIVNYNGNSFPNWLRGSDLPNLVSLKLKNCLKLEECLCLEGSPLLKELYISKCSKLKRVPLPQHLPSLQKLYICDCEMLEASILKGDSMIELVLERCYWILVNELPTSLKKFVLLGNRYVEFSDEQNLVNCTILDELEFDFRGSVVKRPSLDLRCYNSLCYLTIKGWDSSSSLPLSLHLFTNLEHLCLYDCPQLESFSRGGLPSNLSSLEISNCPKLIGSREEWGLFQLNSLINFTVRNHEFENVESFPEENLLPPTLVSLWLTNCSKLRIMNNKGFLHLNSLTYLRIYKCPSLESLPEEGLQQLSSLSMLWIKKCPLIREKYKKEGGERWHSISHIPEVKIDYIEQHK, encoded by the coding sequence ATGGCAGAGTTGGTTGCTGGGGCATTTCTTTCTTCCTCCTTTCAAGTCATTTTCGAGAAGATGGCTTCAGTTGATATCAGAGACTACTTTGGTGGTAATAAACTTGATGATTTGGTGAAAGAACTTGATAttaaactcaattctatcaaccATGTCTTGGAAGAAGCAGAGATAAAGCAGTACCAAAACACACATGTGAAGAAATGGCATGATGAACTTAAACATGTTCTTTATGATGCAGACCAAATTTTGGATGAGATTGCTACTGATGCAATGCTGAATAAGATGAATGCTGAATCTGAACCTGTTACCAATATTATATCCGGCATCTGGTCATCTTTAACTCCAAATCCATTTGAATCTAGGATCAATCAAGTACTGGAGAATCTCCAATTACTTGCAGATCAAAAGAAAGATTTGGGATTGGAAGATGGTCCTTGTGCTAGTAAAGAAGGCTTAGTCAGTTGGAAACCTTCAAAAACATTGTCAACTACAGCTCTTGTCGATGAGTCAACCATATATGGTAGAGAAGTTCAGAAGGAAGAACTTATCAATCTTTTACTTGAAGGCAATGACAGTGGCAACAAAGTTCCAATAATCAGCATAGTTGGTTTAGGAGGGATGGGGAAAACCACCCTAGCTAAGCTTGTGTGCAATGACAAGAAGATAAAGGAGCATTTTCAACTTCAAGCATGGGTCTATGTTTCAGAATCTTTTGATGTTGTTGGACTCACCAAAGCAATTCTCGAATCATTTAAGTTTTCTGCAAATGGTGAAAACTTGAGTCTACTTCATCAACAACTTCAGCACGAACTAACGGGAAAGAAATACTTGATTGTTTTAGATGATATCTGGAACGTGAATGCTGCCTGTTGGGAGGACTTGCTACTTCCGTTTAATCATGGATCTTCTGGAAGTAAGATTATTGTGACAACACGTGAAAAGAAGGTAGGGAATGTCCTGAATTCGAAGTTATTTGATTTACAACAATTGGACAAAAGCGATTGTTGGAGATTATTTGAGACACATGCATTTCATGGCAGGAATAAGTGCGAAAATCCAGAACTTGAATCAATTGGCAAGAAAATAGTCAACAAGTGTGGAGGGTTGCCTTTAGCTGTAAAAACACTGGCCCAACTCTTGCGAAGAAAATTCTCTGTACCTGAATGGACTAAGATATTGGAGACTGATATGTGGCGATTACCAGACGGGGTCAACATTAACCCAGTGCTGAGATTGAGTTATCATAATCTCCCTTCCAATCATAAGCGTTGTTTTGCTTATTGTTCTATAATTCCCAAAGGTTATAAGTTtgacaaaggtgaattaatcaATTATTGGATGGCAGAAGGTTTGCTGAAGTGTTGTGAAGCATACAACAGTGAAGAAGAGTTTGGTAGTGAAATTTTCAGCGATCTTGAGTCAATTTCATTTTTGCAACAATCATTTTCCTGCTGTGTGATGCATGATCTTGTTAATGATTTAGCAAAATCGGTGTCAGGAGAATTTTGTAAGAAAATAGATAGTGCTTGGGTGGAAGGTAACCTTGAAAGGACACGTCACATTTGGTGGTCTCTTGAATTAAATTGTGTTGATAAATTACTAGAGCCAATATGTGAAGTTAAGGGACTACGTAGTCTAATACTAGAAGGAGACCATGCTATGTTGATAAGCAACAAGGTGCAACGTGATCTGTTTTCAAGACTAACATGTTTGCGGATGTTAACATTTGGTGATTGTGGTCTGTCAGAGCTAGTTGATGAGATAGGCAATTTAAAACTTTTGCGATTCCTAGAGCTTGATGAGGAAAAGATTACAAGCCTACCTGATACCATATGTGCTTTGTACAATTTGCAAACCCTCTTGTTGCAACGGTGTGAGTTGACAGAGCTCCCTTCAAATTTTTCCAAGCTCATCAATTTACGTCATCTTGAACTTCCTTTTGGTTTAAAGAAGATGCCAAAGAATATGGGAAAGCTAAGCAAACTTCAcacattgaattattttattgtgGAAGAGCAGAATGGATCTGGTATTAAAGAATTGGCAAATATGAACAATCTTCATGGAACAATTAAAATTACAGGCTTGGGTAATGTCATTGATCATGTAGATGCTGCAAAAGCCAATTTGAAAGATAAGAAGTATTTAGAAGAATTACATATGGTGTTTGATGGCGGAAGAGAAGAAATGAATGAGTCGATTGTTGAAAGAAATGTATCTGTGTTGGAGGCTCTTCATCCAAATAGCAACTTGAAGAGGCTGACCATTGTAAACTACAATGGTAATTCTTTTCCAAATTGGCTAAGGGGTTCTGATTTACCCAACTTGGTATCTCTTAAACTGAAGAATTGTCTCAAGTTGGAGGAATGTTTATGTCTTGAAGGATCTCCTTTGCTTAAAGAGCTTTATATAAGTAAATGTTCCAAATTGAAAAGGGTCCCACTGCCTCAACACCTTCCTTCTTTACAAAAATTGTACATTTGTGATTGTGAAATGTTGGAAGCATCAATTCTCAAGGGTGATAGTATGATAGAGTTAGTTCTAGAGAGATGTTATTGGATTTTGGTAAATGAATTGCCGACTAGCTTGAAAAAGTTTGTCCTTTTGGGAAATCGGTATGTCGAGTTCTCCGATGAGCAAAATTTAGTTAACTGTACCATTCTTGACGAGTTGGAGTTTGATTTCAGAGGCTCTGTTGTAAAACGTCCCTCTTTAGATCTGCGTTGCTATAATTCTCTTTGTTATCTTACAATAAAAGGATGGGACTCTTCCTCCTCCTTGCCTCTTTCACTACATCTCTTCACCAATCTTGAACATCTCTGTTTGTACGATTGCCCACAGTTGGAATCATTTTCAAGGGGAGGTTTGCCTTCCAACTTGAGTTCACTAGAAATATCCAATTGCCCAAAACTGATTGGTTCGAGAGAGGAGTGGGGTTTGTTCCAACTCAATTCTTTGATTAATTTCACAGTTAGAAATCATGAGTTTGAAAACGTGGAGTCATTCCCAGAGGAGAATCTGCTGCCACCAACTCTTGTATCTCTTTGGTTGACTAATTGTTCAAAGCTAAGAATAATGAACAACAAGGGTTTTCTCCACCTCAATTCTCTAACATATCTACGGATTTACAAGTGCCCTAGTCTTGAGAGCTTGCCAGAGGAGGGTCTACAACAACTCAGCTCCCTTTCAATGTTGTGGATTAAGAAATGTCCATTAATTAGGGAGAAGTACAAAAAGGAGGGAGGAGAGCGTTGGCATTCGATTAGTCACATCCCTGAAGTGAAGATTGACTACATTGAGCAGCACAAATGA
- the LOC123913231 gene encoding NADPH:quinone oxidoreductase-like — protein MSGLIKVVALSGSLRKASYNTGLIRSAIELSKSVVEGVEVEYVDISNLPLLNTDLEKEGTYPAEVEAFRQKILGADSFLFASPEYNYSVSAPLKNAIDWASRPPNVWARKPAAIVSVGGGHGGAKSHYHLRQIGVFIDLHFINKPEFFLNAFQPPAKFNGDGDLIDEDARNKLKEILLSLKAFTLQLQGKN, from the exons ATGTCTGGTCTCATTAAGGTTGTTGCACTTTCTGGTTCTCTCCGTAAAGCTTCTTACAACACTGGTCTCATCCGTTCTG CTATTGAGCTGAGCAAAAGTGTGGTTGAGGGTGTTGAAGTTGAATATGTTGATATTTCAAACCTACCATTGTTGAATACTGATCTTGAGAAAGAAGGGACTTATCCAGCTGAAGTTGAAGCCTTTCGTCAAAAGATTCTTGGAGCTGATAGCTTTCTCTTTGCTTCTCCAGAATATAATTACTCTGTCTCAG CTCCACTAAAGAATGCAATTGATTGGGCTTCAAGACCACCAAATGTTTGGGCTCGTAAACCTGCTGCGATAGTGAGTGTTGGAGGAGGACATGGTGGCGCAAAATCACATTATCATCTCCGTCAAATTGGAGTTTTCATCGAtcttcatttcattaataaacCCGAGTTTTTCCTAAATGCATTCCAACCTCCGGCAAAATTTAACGGTGACGGTGACTTAATCGATGAAGATGCCAGAAATAAGTTGAAGGAAATTCTTTTGTCCTTGAAGGCATTCACCCTTCAACTTCAAGgcaaaaattga